In Dromaius novaehollandiae isolate bDroNov1 chromosome 14, bDroNov1.hap1, whole genome shotgun sequence, a genomic segment contains:
- the LOC112987706 gene encoding hemoglobin subunit alpha produces the protein MVLSAADKTNTKSVFAKIGPHAEEYGAETLERLFTTYPQTKTYFPHFDLHHGSAQVKAHGKKVAAALVEAANHIDDISTALSKLSDLHAQKLRVDPVNFKLLGQCFLVVVAIHHPSLLTPEVHASLDKFLCAVANVLTAKYR, from the exons ATGGTGCTGTCTGCGGCTGACAAGACCAACACGAAGAGCGTCTTCGCCAAGATCGGCCCCCATGCCGAGGAGTATGGAGCTGAGACCCTGGAAAG GCTGTTCACCACCTACCCCCAGACCAAGACCTACTTCCCCCACTTCGACCTGCACCATGGCTCTGCTCAAGTCAAGGCGCATGGCAAGAAGGTGGCAGCTGCCCTGGTTGAGGCTGCCAACCACATTGATGACATCTCTACGGCCCTCTCCAAGCTCAGCGACCTCCATGCCCAAAAGCTCCGCGTGGACCCTGTGAACTTCAAA CTGCTGGGCCAGTGCTTCCTGGTGGTGGTGGCCATCCATCACCCCTCTCTCCTGACCCCAGAGGTCCACGCCTCCCTGGACAAGTTCCTGTGTGCTGTGGCTAACGTGCTGACTGCCAAATACCGTTAG
- the PGAP6 gene encoding post-GPI attachment to proteins factor 6 isoform X3, translating to MTLSSAVQNNTFVNITAPAAGDWFIAAHLPEAAGRIEVKGFSTPCTYMFQPDMFVLRLIDMPVLEPGVAMPQTVVSPAKPLHVKVFVPKYTARMWFELRSCVTSEQKVGTVRVVLGSITLPQSFQRILTCTGNVNCSLGLDSPPWEKWLQIMVENLGTANADASVEMVASFTACRPGSTSSFLNFSSLNQTQTGPRPGKTGTAGSPALPAGEASRNTSNQRSFCLQNQPVVREDLDVVSVRYRLLNGPSVPVYSIFPTLLLLGLNTGMDSGGSLVVNLLLNKTSLSLANATVLACVSAASPVLSLNTTQNCSTAFFQGYPLSVSSSSSEAMLIVLYPETNDWFLSLQLICPKGQGECNNAEAKVTILAYLTPCFNDCGLYGQCSLLRRHGYLYAGCSCKAGWSGWSCTDDTKAQSVSVQNLATLLLTLSNLMFLPAIMVAVYRYCLVEASVYTYTMFFSTFYHACDQPGVAVLCIMDYDTLQYCDFLGSVVSIWVTILCMSRVKKILKYVLFILGTLFIAMSLQLDRRGVWNMMGPCLFALIIMIAAWVYHGVKRRHCYPSSWKRWVFYLLPGITLAFIAISVYAFMETNENYYYTHSIWHMLVASSVAFLLPPRDKHKKPWAWSQKLTCRYQICQNDREELYAVT from the exons ATGACTCTGAGCAGTGCTGTGCAGAACAACACCTTCGTGAACATTACCGCTCCTGCTGCAGGAGACTGGTTCATCGCTGCGCATCTCCCTGAGGCTGCTGGCAGAATTGAAGTGAAG GGTTTCTCCACCCCATGCACCTATATGTTTCAGCCAGATATGTTTGTGCTTAGACTCATTGATATGCCTGTTCTGGAGCCTGGTGTTGCCATGCCACAAACCGTCGTCTCACCTGCTAAACCACTGCATGTCAA GGTCTTTGTTCCCAAGTACACCGCCAGGATGTGGTTTGAGCTGCGGAGCTGCGTGACAAGTGAGCAGAAAGTAGGCACTGTGCGGGTAGTGCTGGGCTCAATCACACTGCCACAGTCTTTCCAGAGGATCCTTACCTGCACAGGGAATGTAAACTGCAGCCTGGGCCTGGATTCACCCCCctgggagaagtggctgcagATCATGGTGGAGAACCTTGGCACTGCCAATGCCGATGCATCTGTGGAGATGGTGGCTTCTTTCACAG CTTGCAGACCGGGAAGTACCAGCTCATTCCTCAACTTCAGCAGTCTGAACCAGACCCAGACTGGTCCCAGACCAGGTAAAACAGGAACAGCAGGGAGCCCCGCTCTGCCCGCAGGAGAGGCTTCACGCAACACATCCAACCAGAGGAGTTTCTGTCTCCAGAATCAGCCTGTCGTTCGTGAGGACCTGGACGTTGTGTCTGTGCGATACAGGCTCTTGAATGGTCCCAGCGTGCCTGTGTACTCCATcttccccaccctcctcctcctcggttTGAATACTGGCATGGACAGCGGAGGTTCCCTTGTGGTGAATCTCCTGCTTAACAAG ACGTCTCTGAGCCTGGCCAATGCCACTGTGTTAGCGTGTGTGAGCGCTGCTTCACCAGTGCTGTCCCTCAATACCACGCAGAACTGCAGCACAG CTTTTTTCCAGGGTTACCCTCTGAGCGTGAGCTCGTCCTCCTCGGAAGCGATGCTGATCGTTCTTTACCCAGAGACCAATGACTGGTTCCTTTCTCTGCAGCTTATCTGCCCAAAGGGCCAGGG TGAATGTAACAACGCAGAAGCCAAAGTGACCATCTTAGCATACCTCACCCCCTGCTTCAATGACTGTGGGCTATATGGACAGTGCAGTCTTCTGAGAAGACATGGCTACCTCTATGCTGGCTGCAGCTGTAAAGCTG gttGGAGTGGGTGGAGCTGCACGGATGATACCAAGGCCCAGTCTGTCAGTGTGCAAAACCTGGCCACCCTTCTGCTCACACTGAGTAACCTTATGTTCCTGCCAGCAATCATGGTTGCTGTCTATCGCTACTGCCTGGTGGAGGCCTCCGTCTACACCTACACCATGTTCTTCTCCACG TTCTACCATGCGTGTGACCAGCCGGGCGTTGCTGTGTTGTGCATTATGGACTATGACACACTACAGTACTGTGACTTCTTGGGTTCCGTGGTGTCCATCTGGGTGACGATCCTGTGCATGTCCCGGGTGAAGAAGATTCTGAAATAC GTCCTTTTCATCTTGGGGACTCTCTTCATTGCCATGTCTCTGCAGCTGGACCGCAGAGGAGTGTGGAACATGATGGGTCCCTGCCTCTTTGCCCTCATCATCATGATTGCAGCGTGG GTTTACCATGGAGTGAAGCGCAGACACTGCTACCCCTCCTCGTGGAAGCGCTGGGTTTTCTACCTCCTACCAGGGATCACCTTGGCTTTCATCGCCATCTCAGTATATGCATTCATGGAAACCAATGAAAACTATTACTACACCCACAGCATTTGGCATATGCTGGTGGCCAGCAGTGTCGCCTTCCTGCTCCCACCTCGGGACAAGCATAAGAAGCCCTGGGCCTGGTCACAGAAGCTCACCTGCCGCTATCAGATCTGCCAGAACGACCGCGAGGAGCTGTATGCTGTGACCTGA
- the PGAP6 gene encoding post-GPI attachment to proteins factor 6 isoform X1 has product MARGAGPAPRLLLALLPPLLQLLALPAGRGNRPGADSLYVSEYFSQSAQKLSFYSWYGNAKLFHFHVPEDTVLLRWLLQASRGKGPECTSMEVTVHFRYGAPPVINPLSTRFPANATVRPSYNISMTLSSAVQNNTFVNITAPAAGDWFIAAHLPEAAGRIEVKGFSTPCTYMFQPDMFVLRLIDMPVLEPGVAMPQTVVSPAKPLHVKVFVPKYTARMWFELRSCVTSEQKVGTVRVVLGSITLPQSFQRILTCTGNVNCSLGLDSPPWEKWLQIMVENLGTANADASVEMVASFTACRPGSTSSFLNFSSLNQTQTGPRPGKTGTAGSPALPAGEASRNTSNQRSFCLQNQPVVREDLDVVSVRYRLLNGPSVPVYSIFPTLLLLGLNTGMDSGGSLVVNLLLNKTSLSLANATVLACVSAASPVLSLNTTQNCSTAFFQGYPLSVSSSSSEAMLIVLYPETNDWFLSLQLICPKGQGECNNAEAKVTILAYLTPCFNDCGLYGQCSLLRRHGYLYAGCSCKAGWSGWSCTDDTKAQSVSVQNLATLLLTLSNLMFLPAIMVAVYRYCLVEASVYTYTMFFSTFYHACDQPGVAVLCIMDYDTLQYCDFLGSVVSIWVTILCMSRVKKILKYVLFILGTLFIAMSLQLDRRGVWNMMGPCLFALIIMIAAWVYHGVKRRHCYPSSWKRWVFYLLPGITLAFIAISVYAFMETNENYYYTHSIWHMLVASSVAFLLPPRDKHKKPWAWSQKLTCRYQICQNDREELYAVT; this is encoded by the exons atggcgcggggagccggcccggcgccgcggctgctgctcgccctgctgccgccgctgctgcagctcctcgcgctccccgccggccgcggcaaCCGCCCCGGCGCCG ACTCGCTGTATGTCTCTGAGTACTTCTCTCAGAGCGCACAGAAGCTGTCCTTCTACAGCTGGTATGGGAATGCCAAGCTCTTCCACTTCCACGTGCCAGAAGACACTGTGCTGCTTCGCTGGCTCCTGCAAGCATCCAGGGGGAAAGGACCTGAGTGTACCAGCATGGAGGTCACAGT GCACTTTCGCTATGGAGCCCCACCTGTCATTAATCCACTGAGCACTCGTTTTCCTGCCAATGCAACCGTCCGTCCTTCCTATAACATAAGCATGACTCTGAGCAGTGCTGTGCAGAACAACACCTTCGTGAACATTACCGCTCCTGCTGCAGGAGACTGGTTCATCGCTGCGCATCTCCCTGAGGCTGCTGGCAGAATTGAAGTGAAG GGTTTCTCCACCCCATGCACCTATATGTTTCAGCCAGATATGTTTGTGCTTAGACTCATTGATATGCCTGTTCTGGAGCCTGGTGTTGCCATGCCACAAACCGTCGTCTCACCTGCTAAACCACTGCATGTCAA GGTCTTTGTTCCCAAGTACACCGCCAGGATGTGGTTTGAGCTGCGGAGCTGCGTGACAAGTGAGCAGAAAGTAGGCACTGTGCGGGTAGTGCTGGGCTCAATCACACTGCCACAGTCTTTCCAGAGGATCCTTACCTGCACAGGGAATGTAAACTGCAGCCTGGGCCTGGATTCACCCCCctgggagaagtggctgcagATCATGGTGGAGAACCTTGGCACTGCCAATGCCGATGCATCTGTGGAGATGGTGGCTTCTTTCACAG CTTGCAGACCGGGAAGTACCAGCTCATTCCTCAACTTCAGCAGTCTGAACCAGACCCAGACTGGTCCCAGACCAGGTAAAACAGGAACAGCAGGGAGCCCCGCTCTGCCCGCAGGAGAGGCTTCACGCAACACATCCAACCAGAGGAGTTTCTGTCTCCAGAATCAGCCTGTCGTTCGTGAGGACCTGGACGTTGTGTCTGTGCGATACAGGCTCTTGAATGGTCCCAGCGTGCCTGTGTACTCCATcttccccaccctcctcctcctcggttTGAATACTGGCATGGACAGCGGAGGTTCCCTTGTGGTGAATCTCCTGCTTAACAAG ACGTCTCTGAGCCTGGCCAATGCCACTGTGTTAGCGTGTGTGAGCGCTGCTTCACCAGTGCTGTCCCTCAATACCACGCAGAACTGCAGCACAG CTTTTTTCCAGGGTTACCCTCTGAGCGTGAGCTCGTCCTCCTCGGAAGCGATGCTGATCGTTCTTTACCCAGAGACCAATGACTGGTTCCTTTCTCTGCAGCTTATCTGCCCAAAGGGCCAGGG TGAATGTAACAACGCAGAAGCCAAAGTGACCATCTTAGCATACCTCACCCCCTGCTTCAATGACTGTGGGCTATATGGACAGTGCAGTCTTCTGAGAAGACATGGCTACCTCTATGCTGGCTGCAGCTGTAAAGCTG gttGGAGTGGGTGGAGCTGCACGGATGATACCAAGGCCCAGTCTGTCAGTGTGCAAAACCTGGCCACCCTTCTGCTCACACTGAGTAACCTTATGTTCCTGCCAGCAATCATGGTTGCTGTCTATCGCTACTGCCTGGTGGAGGCCTCCGTCTACACCTACACCATGTTCTTCTCCACG TTCTACCATGCGTGTGACCAGCCGGGCGTTGCTGTGTTGTGCATTATGGACTATGACACACTACAGTACTGTGACTTCTTGGGTTCCGTGGTGTCCATCTGGGTGACGATCCTGTGCATGTCCCGGGTGAAGAAGATTCTGAAATAC GTCCTTTTCATCTTGGGGACTCTCTTCATTGCCATGTCTCTGCAGCTGGACCGCAGAGGAGTGTGGAACATGATGGGTCCCTGCCTCTTTGCCCTCATCATCATGATTGCAGCGTGG GTTTACCATGGAGTGAAGCGCAGACACTGCTACCCCTCCTCGTGGAAGCGCTGGGTTTTCTACCTCCTACCAGGGATCACCTTGGCTTTCATCGCCATCTCAGTATATGCATTCATGGAAACCAATGAAAACTATTACTACACCCACAGCATTTGGCATATGCTGGTGGCCAGCAGTGTCGCCTTCCTGCTCCCACCTCGGGACAAGCATAAGAAGCCCTGGGCCTGGTCACAGAAGCTCACCTGCCGCTATCAGATCTGCCAGAACGACCGCGAGGAGCTGTATGCTGTGACCTGA
- the PGAP6 gene encoding post-GPI attachment to proteins factor 6 isoform X2, with translation MGSPETSDQDSLYVSEYFSQSAQKLSFYSWYGNAKLFHFHVPEDTVLLRWLLQASRGKGPECTSMEVTVHFRYGAPPVINPLSTRFPANATVRPSYNISMTLSSAVQNNTFVNITAPAAGDWFIAAHLPEAAGRIEVKGFSTPCTYMFQPDMFVLRLIDMPVLEPGVAMPQTVVSPAKPLHVKVFVPKYTARMWFELRSCVTSEQKVGTVRVVLGSITLPQSFQRILTCTGNVNCSLGLDSPPWEKWLQIMVENLGTANADASVEMVASFTACRPGSTSSFLNFSSLNQTQTGPRPGKTGTAGSPALPAGEASRNTSNQRSFCLQNQPVVREDLDVVSVRYRLLNGPSVPVYSIFPTLLLLGLNTGMDSGGSLVVNLLLNKTSLSLANATVLACVSAASPVLSLNTTQNCSTAFFQGYPLSVSSSSSEAMLIVLYPETNDWFLSLQLICPKGQGECNNAEAKVTILAYLTPCFNDCGLYGQCSLLRRHGYLYAGCSCKAGWSGWSCTDDTKAQSVSVQNLATLLLTLSNLMFLPAIMVAVYRYCLVEASVYTYTMFFSTFYHACDQPGVAVLCIMDYDTLQYCDFLGSVVSIWVTILCMSRVKKILKYVLFILGTLFIAMSLQLDRRGVWNMMGPCLFALIIMIAAWVYHGVKRRHCYPSSWKRWVFYLLPGITLAFIAISVYAFMETNENYYYTHSIWHMLVASSVAFLLPPRDKHKKPWAWSQKLTCRYQICQNDREELYAVT, from the exons ATGGGAAGCCCAGAAACCAGTGATCAAG ACTCGCTGTATGTCTCTGAGTACTTCTCTCAGAGCGCACAGAAGCTGTCCTTCTACAGCTGGTATGGGAATGCCAAGCTCTTCCACTTCCACGTGCCAGAAGACACTGTGCTGCTTCGCTGGCTCCTGCAAGCATCCAGGGGGAAAGGACCTGAGTGTACCAGCATGGAGGTCACAGT GCACTTTCGCTATGGAGCCCCACCTGTCATTAATCCACTGAGCACTCGTTTTCCTGCCAATGCAACCGTCCGTCCTTCCTATAACATAAGCATGACTCTGAGCAGTGCTGTGCAGAACAACACCTTCGTGAACATTACCGCTCCTGCTGCAGGAGACTGGTTCATCGCTGCGCATCTCCCTGAGGCTGCTGGCAGAATTGAAGTGAAG GGTTTCTCCACCCCATGCACCTATATGTTTCAGCCAGATATGTTTGTGCTTAGACTCATTGATATGCCTGTTCTGGAGCCTGGTGTTGCCATGCCACAAACCGTCGTCTCACCTGCTAAACCACTGCATGTCAA GGTCTTTGTTCCCAAGTACACCGCCAGGATGTGGTTTGAGCTGCGGAGCTGCGTGACAAGTGAGCAGAAAGTAGGCACTGTGCGGGTAGTGCTGGGCTCAATCACACTGCCACAGTCTTTCCAGAGGATCCTTACCTGCACAGGGAATGTAAACTGCAGCCTGGGCCTGGATTCACCCCCctgggagaagtggctgcagATCATGGTGGAGAACCTTGGCACTGCCAATGCCGATGCATCTGTGGAGATGGTGGCTTCTTTCACAG CTTGCAGACCGGGAAGTACCAGCTCATTCCTCAACTTCAGCAGTCTGAACCAGACCCAGACTGGTCCCAGACCAGGTAAAACAGGAACAGCAGGGAGCCCCGCTCTGCCCGCAGGAGAGGCTTCACGCAACACATCCAACCAGAGGAGTTTCTGTCTCCAGAATCAGCCTGTCGTTCGTGAGGACCTGGACGTTGTGTCTGTGCGATACAGGCTCTTGAATGGTCCCAGCGTGCCTGTGTACTCCATcttccccaccctcctcctcctcggttTGAATACTGGCATGGACAGCGGAGGTTCCCTTGTGGTGAATCTCCTGCTTAACAAG ACGTCTCTGAGCCTGGCCAATGCCACTGTGTTAGCGTGTGTGAGCGCTGCTTCACCAGTGCTGTCCCTCAATACCACGCAGAACTGCAGCACAG CTTTTTTCCAGGGTTACCCTCTGAGCGTGAGCTCGTCCTCCTCGGAAGCGATGCTGATCGTTCTTTACCCAGAGACCAATGACTGGTTCCTTTCTCTGCAGCTTATCTGCCCAAAGGGCCAGGG TGAATGTAACAACGCAGAAGCCAAAGTGACCATCTTAGCATACCTCACCCCCTGCTTCAATGACTGTGGGCTATATGGACAGTGCAGTCTTCTGAGAAGACATGGCTACCTCTATGCTGGCTGCAGCTGTAAAGCTG gttGGAGTGGGTGGAGCTGCACGGATGATACCAAGGCCCAGTCTGTCAGTGTGCAAAACCTGGCCACCCTTCTGCTCACACTGAGTAACCTTATGTTCCTGCCAGCAATCATGGTTGCTGTCTATCGCTACTGCCTGGTGGAGGCCTCCGTCTACACCTACACCATGTTCTTCTCCACG TTCTACCATGCGTGTGACCAGCCGGGCGTTGCTGTGTTGTGCATTATGGACTATGACACACTACAGTACTGTGACTTCTTGGGTTCCGTGGTGTCCATCTGGGTGACGATCCTGTGCATGTCCCGGGTGAAGAAGATTCTGAAATAC GTCCTTTTCATCTTGGGGACTCTCTTCATTGCCATGTCTCTGCAGCTGGACCGCAGAGGAGTGTGGAACATGATGGGTCCCTGCCTCTTTGCCCTCATCATCATGATTGCAGCGTGG GTTTACCATGGAGTGAAGCGCAGACACTGCTACCCCTCCTCGTGGAAGCGCTGGGTTTTCTACCTCCTACCAGGGATCACCTTGGCTTTCATCGCCATCTCAGTATATGCATTCATGGAAACCAATGAAAACTATTACTACACCCACAGCATTTGGCATATGCTGGTGGCCAGCAGTGTCGCCTTCCTGCTCCCACCTCGGGACAAGCATAAGAAGCCCTGGGCCTGGTCACAGAAGCTCACCTGCCGCTATCAGATCTGCCAGAACGACCGCGAGGAGCTGTATGCTGTGACCTGA